A stretch of Lathyrus oleraceus cultivar Zhongwan6 chromosome 6, CAAS_Psat_ZW6_1.0, whole genome shotgun sequence DNA encodes these proteins:
- the LOC127093065 gene encoding uncharacterized protein LOC127093065 — MLGVLCATRSRPWISSFLHSSASHHIARLAHATVASPPFHATFVARRRHSSACKLQISGGAASIWHAIMPCGGESFRRDVLMAHHDHELKGEGSWNVAWDARPARWLHRSDSAWLLFGVCACLAPPLVIVDVDPEVPKTPVISPGESSDVLGKKDERNEEVSPDYRVTGVLADGRCLFRAIAHGACLKKGEEAPDENRQRELADELRARVAEELLKRRKETEWFIEGDFDAYVTRIQQSYVWGGEPELLMASHVLKTPIYVFMRDAGSLDLVNIAKYGEEYINDEEISINVLFHRHGHYELLEAL; from the exons ATGCTTGGTGTACTCTGCGCCACTCGCTCTCGTCCTTGGATCTCTTCTTTCCTTCACTCCTCCGCTTCTCATCACATCGCTCGCCTCGCTCACGCCACCGTCGCTTCTCCTCCTTTCCATGCTACCTTCGTCGCCCGTCGTCGCCATTCCAGCGCCTGCAAACTCCAAATCTCCGGCGGCGCTGCCTCCATATGGCACGCTATTATGCCTTGCGGCGGCGAAAGCTTCCGACGCGATGTTTTGATGGCTCATCATGACCATGAGCTCAAGGGAGAGGGATCGTGGAACGTTGCGTGGGATGCTCGTCCTGCTAGGTGGCTTCACCGCTCTGACTCGGCTTGGCTTCTTTTCGGTGTCTGCGCCTGCCTCGCGCCGCCGTTGGTGATTGTTGACGTTGATCCCGAGGTACCGAAGACGCCGGTGATTTCTCCCGGCGAGAGTTCCGATGTTCTTGGGAAAAAAGATGAACGGAATGAAGAAGTTTCCCCTGATTACAGAGTCACTG GAGTGCTTGCTGATGGTCGGTGTCTGTTCAGAGCAATAGCGCACGGAGCTTGCTTAAAAAAGGGAGAGGAAGCACCCGATGAAAATCGACAGAGAGAACTAGCTGATGAATTAAGAGCTAGA GTTGCTGAAGAACTGTTGAAAAGGCGCAAGGAAACAGAATG GTTTATAGAAGGGGATTTTGATGCATATGTCACCAGAATTCAACAGAGTTATGTCTGGGGAGGAGAGCCCGAGCTATTAATGGCTTCTCATGTTTTGAA GACTCCAATATATGTGTTCATGAGAGATGCAGGGTCCCTTGATTTGGTAAATATAGCAAAATATGGTGAAGAATATATAAATGATGAGGAGATTTCTATCAATGTGCTATTTCATCGGCATGGTCACTACGAACTATTAGAGGCCTTATGA
- the LOC127095783 gene encoding uncharacterized protein LOC127095783, giving the protein MKKCYKGGKLGHLIADCKENMVTCYNYGEPGHIITHFAKPKQALSGGKVFALTGTQTSSDDRLIRGICYIKNTPLIAIIDIGPTHSFIVVDCVKRLGLIVSSMSGEIVIETRAKGSVTTTLVYLNCPLIIFDKDFGIDLICLPLENIDVILGIN; this is encoded by the coding sequence ATGAAAAAGTGTTACAAGGGTGGGAAGTTAGGACATTTGATTGCTGATTGCAAAGAGAATATGGTGACTTGCTACAACTATGGTGAGCCAGGACATATCATCACTCATTTCGCGAAGCCTAAGCAAGCTTTAAGTGGAGGAAAGGTGTTCGCTCTGACGGGGACTCAGACTTCCAGTGATGACAGGTTGATCAGAGGTATATGTTATATTAAAAATACGCCTTTGATTGCTATTATTGATATTGGTCCTACCCATTCTTTTATTGTTGTTGACTGTGTGAAAAGGCTAGGCCTTATTGTGTCTTCTATGAGTGGAGAAATCGTTATCGAAACTCGTGCTAAGGGTTCGGTGACTACTACTTTAGTTTATTTGAATTGTCCTCTGATAATATTTGATAAAGATTTTGGCATTGATCTTATTTGCTTGCCGTTGGAGAATATTGATGTTATCTTAGGGATAAACTAG